One region of Penaeus vannamei isolate JL-2024 chromosome 36, ASM4276789v1, whole genome shotgun sequence genomic DNA includes:
- the pall gene encoding F-box only protein 28, whose protein sequence is MRRVNDRINLLDLPEIVVEKIMGYMSYEEVAHLRIICRRFNQISQMLLNKGFRKVERYQAKCLKEVKSQLPRRESERKNHPLFRHCDILTAVETRLSLLNMTFNKYVESQMCCFIPGKVIDEIYRVLRFIQSNKTLPKSQEILTELRDISSMAMEHFEEKIVRSLKPTSLTPPSARFSPSPFSSGLPSLHVSPRAILLSKSEPGSSSSSELQYVIAANKYNKNSLNGLSKEVSELKSKLHEMRRKVSEQERVALEQNRLVSEQSTKISLQEGKITELNRKLLEYDQRFSELQAEISRIREGCSETSASSSSKSSQFFAAPSQTTPAVGSALFVAANMVPVNITAAQLSSQAYLNPPQLAGYSSGGLAFTMGHSPHTGSASLQSTTSTIPSTSQVSCLSSGASGSKSLEGDSLASTSQAAENPALPSQSSMETAGVSSNSHRRKHRKRHASENDGDQDTSPLTVKWAKK, encoded by the exons ATGCGGAGAGTAAACGACAGAATAAACCTCCTGGACCTACCAGAGATCGTGGTGGAGAAGATAATGGGGTATATGAGCTACGAGGAGGTGGCGCATCTCAGAATT ATTTGTAGACGGTTCAATCAAATCAGCCAGATGTTGCTGAATAAAGGATTTCGCAAAGTGGAGCGCTACCAAGCCAAGTGCCTTAAAGAG GTGAAGAGCCAGCTGCCGAGGCGAGAATCAGAGCGAAAGAACCACCCCCTCTTCCGCCACTGCGACATTCTTACTGCTGTGGAGACAAGATTGTCACTTCTCAACATGACATTTAATAAATATGTTGAAAGCCAGATGTGCTGTTTTATTCCTGGAAAG GTTATTGACGAAATCTACAGAGTCCTGAGGTTCATCCAGTCCAATAAGACACTCCCAAAGTCACAAGAAATCTTAACAGAGCTCCGAGATATCTCTAGCATGGCGATGGAACACTTTGAGGAGAAGATTGTGCGTTCCCTAAAGCccacctccctcacacccccatcAGCGCGGttctccccttcacctttttcttcaGGATTACCCTCACTACATG TTTCTCCAAGAGCAATACTCCTATCAAAGTCAGAAccaggatcatcatcatcatcagaactCCAGTACGTCATTGCAGCCAACAAGTACAACAAAAATTCCTTGAATGGCCTCAGTAAGGAAGTCAGTGAACTGAAATCTAAG CTCCATGAAATGCGCAGGAAGGTCAGTGAGCAAGAGCGGGTAGCGCTTGAGCAGAATCGTCTTGTCTCTGAACAATCCACAAAGATATCACTCCAAGAAGGAAAGATCACAGAG TTAAATAGGAAGCTTCTGGAATATGATCAACGCTTTTCTGAGTTGCAAGCAGAGATATCCAGAATTAGGGAAGGCTGCAGCGAAACGTCGGCAAGCAGCAGTAGCAAAAGTTCACAGTTCTTTGCAGCACCAAGTCAGACCACTCCAGCTGTGGGCTCAGCTTTGTTTGTGGCAGCTAACATG GTGCCTGTGAACATAACAGCGGCACAGCTGTCTTCGCAAGCGTACTTGAATCCGCCACAGTTGGCCGGGTACTCCTCCGGGGGGTTGGCCTTCACAATGGGCCATTCTCCACACACAGGCTCAGCCAGTCTACAGTCCACTACATCTACCATTCCTTCAACCAGCCAAGTATCTTGCCTCAGTTCAGGGGCCTCGGGTTCAAAGAGCCTTGAAGGGGACTCCCTTGCTTCCACATCCCAGGCTGCAGAGAACCCTGCGCTGCCATCACAGAGCAGCATGGAAACAGCAGGAGTCAGCAGTAATTCCCACAGAAGGAAGCACAGAAAGAGGCATGCCTCGGAAAATGATGGTGATCAAGACACATCGCCACTGACCGTCAAGTGGGCAAAGAAATAA